Proteins from one Pseudarthrobacter sp. BIM B-2242 genomic window:
- the galE gene encoding UDP-glucose 4-epimerase GalE, whose product MKILVTGGTGYIGSHTVLSLQEAGHDVVVIDNLVNSSEESLRRVAELSGKTADFHNVDLVDEAAVEKVFAGQSIDAVIHFAGLKAVGESVREPLKYYYNNLVGTLNLIRVMDRHDVRSIVFSSSATVYGEHNPVPYVEKMEIGANNPYGRTKEQIEDILADLGAADSRWHIALLRYFNPVGAHPSGRIGEDPQGVPNNLVPFIAQVAVGRREKLMVFGGDYDTPDGTCLRDYIHVVDLAEGHVAALNHVADRTGVFRWNLGSGKGSSVLEVLRSFEKAVGQPIPYEITERRAGDLPAFWADATSALADLSWSTTKTVDEMCEDHWRWQKNNPQGYNA is encoded by the coding sequence ATGAAAATTCTGGTCACAGGTGGCACCGGGTACATCGGCTCGCACACTGTTTTGTCCCTGCAGGAAGCCGGTCACGACGTTGTGGTGATCGACAATCTGGTGAACTCCAGCGAAGAATCGCTGCGGCGTGTTGCCGAGCTCAGCGGCAAGACCGCCGACTTCCACAACGTGGACCTCGTGGACGAGGCCGCGGTGGAAAAAGTGTTCGCCGGTCAGTCGATCGACGCCGTCATCCACTTCGCCGGCCTCAAAGCCGTGGGCGAGTCCGTGCGCGAACCGCTCAAGTACTACTACAACAACCTCGTGGGCACGCTGAACCTGATCCGGGTCATGGACCGCCACGACGTTCGTTCCATCGTCTTCAGCTCCTCCGCCACCGTCTACGGCGAGCACAACCCCGTCCCCTATGTGGAGAAAATGGAAATCGGCGCCAACAACCCGTACGGCCGCACCAAGGAACAGATCGAGGACATCCTCGCGGACCTGGGCGCCGCGGACAGCCGCTGGCACATCGCCCTGCTGCGCTACTTCAATCCCGTGGGCGCTCACCCGTCCGGCCGCATCGGCGAGGATCCCCAGGGCGTCCCCAACAACCTGGTGCCGTTCATCGCGCAGGTGGCCGTTGGGCGCCGCGAAAAGCTGATGGTGTTCGGCGGCGACTACGACACGCCTGACGGCACGTGTCTGCGCGACTACATCCACGTCGTCGACCTCGCCGAAGGCCACGTCGCCGCACTGAACCACGTCGCGGACCGCACCGGCGTCTTCCGGTGGAACCTTGGGTCCGGCAAGGGCTCCTCCGTCCTGGAGGTCCTGCGGTCCTTCGAGAAGGCCGTGGGGCAGCCCATCCCGTACGAGATCACCGAACGCCGCGCCGGTGACCTCCCGGCCTTCTGGGCGGACGCCACCTCGGCCCTGGCAGACCTCAGCTGGTCCACCACCAAGACCGTTGACGAAATGTGCGAGGACCACTGGCGCTGGCAGAAAAACAACCCCCAGGGCTACAACGCCTGA
- the dapD gene encoding 2,3,4,5-tetrahydropyridine-2,6-dicarboxylate N-succinyltransferase, with translation MTETATSAVPEDQNTTSEDRSAYGFGLATIAAAGGEGTVLDVWFPAPALGIAAESLRAVENADATLLQLAEEGTDADRGTEQKVVFVQINLDEAPADTADAYLRLHLLSHRLARPNTINLDGIFGKLPNVVWTNFGPAAVEGFELTRARLRRRGAVTVYGIDKFPRMVDYVVPSGVRIADADRVRLGAHLAEGTTVMHEGFVNFNAGTLGTSMVEGRISAGVVTGDGSDVGGGASIMGTLSGGGKERIAVGERVLLGANSGVGISIGDDSVVEAGLYVTAGTRVRVPGPKDEVGEDTTKIVKAAELSGVPNLLFRRNSTTGAVEALPRKGQTVELNDALHAN, from the coding sequence ATGACTGAGACCGCTACTTCCGCCGTGCCCGAAGACCAGAACACAACCTCCGAAGACCGCTCCGCCTACGGCTTCGGCCTGGCCACCATCGCCGCTGCCGGAGGAGAAGGCACCGTCCTGGACGTCTGGTTCCCGGCACCGGCCCTGGGCATCGCGGCCGAAAGCCTGCGGGCCGTGGAGAACGCGGACGCAACGCTCCTCCAGCTCGCCGAAGAGGGCACCGACGCGGACCGCGGCACCGAGCAGAAGGTGGTCTTCGTCCAGATCAACCTCGACGAAGCCCCGGCAGACACCGCCGACGCCTACCTTCGCCTGCACCTCCTCTCCCACCGCCTGGCGCGGCCCAACACCATTAACCTGGACGGCATCTTCGGCAAGCTCCCCAACGTGGTCTGGACCAACTTCGGCCCTGCCGCTGTTGAAGGCTTCGAACTGACGCGCGCCAGGCTGCGCCGCCGCGGCGCCGTCACCGTTTACGGGATCGACAAGTTCCCCCGCATGGTGGACTACGTTGTGCCCTCCGGCGTCCGGATTGCCGACGCCGACCGCGTCCGGCTGGGTGCCCACCTCGCCGAAGGCACCACCGTGATGCACGAAGGTTTTGTGAACTTCAATGCCGGCACCCTGGGCACCTCCATGGTGGAAGGCCGCATCTCCGCCGGCGTCGTCACCGGCGACGGCAGCGATGTGGGCGGCGGCGCCTCCATCATGGGCACCTTGTCCGGAGGCGGCAAGGAGCGCATCGCCGTGGGTGAGCGGGTCCTGCTCGGCGCCAACTCCGGCGTCGGGATCAGCATTGGGGATGACTCCGTGGTCGAGGCCGGCCTTTACGTCACCGCCGGCACGCGCGTGCGGGTTCCCGGTCCCAAGGACGAGGTAGGCGAGGACACCACCAAAATCGTCAAGGCAGCAGAACTGTCCGGTGTGCCTAACCTCCTCTTCCGCCGCAATTCCACCACGGGAGCCGTCGAAGCCCTGCCCCGCAAGGGCCAGACCGTGGAACTCAACGACGCCCTCCACGCCAACTAG
- a CDS encoding TetR/AcrR family transcriptional regulator, whose protein sequence is MPKIVDAVARRAEIVDAVFRIIAVDGLERASLREVADEAGLAVGSVRHYFAGSDELLRFSFAAVVDRILARLTAALPEMAASETGSDARHNAVLTLLGEFLPLDEERAVDACVWMAFKNAARIRPFLAAEADRSHREVAAVVGQVITALVRDDGDGQQSLTVEAERLLATLDGLCMHALLQPEWMTAQMCHDVLDRHLRSLAA, encoded by the coding sequence GTGCCCAAAATTGTTGATGCCGTAGCCCGCCGTGCCGAGATTGTTGATGCTGTCTTCCGGATCATTGCCGTGGACGGGCTGGAACGGGCGTCCCTGCGCGAGGTGGCCGATGAGGCCGGGCTGGCCGTCGGTTCCGTCCGGCACTACTTTGCCGGCAGTGACGAGCTGCTCAGGTTTTCCTTCGCCGCCGTCGTGGACCGGATCCTGGCACGGCTCACCGCAGCCCTGCCGGAGATGGCGGCGAGCGAAACGGGATCGGACGCCCGGCACAACGCTGTTTTAACTCTCCTGGGTGAATTCCTGCCGCTGGACGAAGAGCGCGCCGTGGATGCGTGTGTCTGGATGGCCTTCAAGAACGCCGCCAGGATCCGGCCCTTCCTCGCGGCCGAAGCCGACCGCAGCCACCGCGAGGTGGCCGCCGTCGTCGGACAGGTTATTACGGCTCTGGTGAGGGACGACGGCGACGGGCAGCAGTCGCTGACGGTCGAAGCAGAGCGGCTGCTGGCGACGCTGGACGGACTCTGCATGCACGCACTTCTGCAGCCTGAATGGATGACCGCTCAGATGTGCCATGATGTGCTGGACCGGCACCTCAGGAGCCTTGCCGCCTGA
- the fdxA gene encoding ferredoxin: MTYVIAQPCVDVKDKACIEECPVDCIYEGERSLYIHPDECVDCGACEPVCPVEAIYYEDDTPEEWADYYKANVEFFDDLGSPGGAAKIGNTGKDHPMIAALPPQNQDH; the protein is encoded by the coding sequence GTGACGTACGTAATCGCGCAGCCGTGTGTAGATGTCAAGGACAAGGCATGTATTGAGGAGTGCCCGGTCGACTGCATCTACGAGGGTGAGCGTTCGCTGTACATCCACCCCGATGAGTGCGTCGACTGTGGTGCCTGCGAGCCTGTGTGCCCGGTTGAGGCCATCTACTACGAAGATGACACTCCCGAGGAATGGGCCGATTACTACAAGGCCAACGTCGAATTCTTCGATGACCTGGGCTCACCCGGCGGCGCCGCGAAGATTGGCAACACGGGCAAGGACCACCCGATGATTGCCGCCCTGCCGCCGCAGAACCAAGACCACTGA
- a CDS encoding citrate synthase yields the protein MTETNNSATLHHAGGELKLPRIQVVEGNEGYDVSKLLKQTGAVTFDPGFMNTAATTSAITYIDGDAGILRYRGYPIEQLAQHSSFLEVSYLLIYGNLPSPTELEEFDQKIRRHTLLHEELKGFFSGFPRDAHPMPVLSSAVSALSTFYQDSLDPFNAEQVEVSTIRLMAKMPVIAAYAHKKSIGQPMLYPDNSHNLVENFMRLSFGLPAEQYEVDPVIAKALDLLLILHADHEQNCSTSTVRLVGSSNANLFASVSAGINALFGPAHGGANEAVLKMLRQIQADGTKPEDYMEKVKNKEDGVRLMGFGHRVYKNYDPRAKIVKATAHEILSKLGGNDELLEIALRLEEKALNDDYFIQRKLYPNVDFYTGLIYKAMGFPEKMFTVLFAIGRLPGWIAQWREMISDPNTKIGRPRQLYIGEPERDYPVR from the coding sequence ATGACTGAGACCAACAACAGCGCAACCCTGCACCATGCAGGGGGCGAGCTCAAGCTCCCGCGCATCCAGGTTGTTGAAGGAAACGAAGGCTACGACGTTTCCAAGCTCCTGAAGCAGACGGGCGCAGTCACCTTTGACCCCGGCTTCATGAACACCGCAGCAACCACCTCTGCGATCACCTACATCGACGGCGATGCGGGCATCCTGCGCTACCGCGGGTATCCCATCGAGCAGTTGGCGCAGCACTCCAGCTTCCTCGAAGTTTCCTACCTCCTGATCTACGGCAACCTGCCCAGCCCCACGGAGCTGGAAGAGTTCGACCAGAAGATCCGCCGCCACACCCTGCTGCACGAAGAGCTCAAGGGCTTCTTCAGCGGCTTCCCGCGCGACGCCCACCCGATGCCTGTGCTGTCGTCGGCCGTGTCGGCGCTGTCCACGTTCTACCAGGACTCCCTGGACCCGTTCAACGCCGAGCAGGTGGAAGTTTCCACCATCCGCCTCATGGCCAAGATGCCGGTCATCGCTGCCTATGCGCACAAGAAGTCCATCGGCCAGCCGATGCTGTACCCGGACAACTCCCACAACCTCGTGGAAAACTTCATGCGCCTCAGCTTCGGCCTGCCGGCAGAGCAGTACGAGGTGGACCCGGTAATTGCCAAGGCCCTGGACCTGCTGCTGATCCTTCACGCGGACCACGAGCAGAACTGCTCCACCTCCACGGTGCGCCTGGTGGGCTCCTCCAACGCGAACCTCTTCGCCTCGGTCTCCGCCGGCATCAACGCCCTCTTCGGCCCCGCCCACGGCGGCGCCAACGAAGCGGTCCTCAAGATGCTCCGCCAGATCCAGGCCGACGGCACCAAGCCCGAGGATTACATGGAGAAGGTCAAGAACAAGGAAGACGGCGTCCGTCTCATGGGCTTCGGACACCGCGTCTACAAGAACTACGATCCGCGCGCCAAGATCGTCAAGGCCACGGCCCACGAGATCCTCAGCAAGCTCGGCGGCAACGACGAACTCCTGGAGATCGCCCTGCGCTTGGAAGAGAAGGCGCTGAACGATGACTACTTCATCCAGCGCAAGCTCTACCCGAATGTGGACTTCTACACCGGCCTGATCTACAAGGCCATGGGCTTCCCGGAGAAGATGTTCACCGTGCTGTTTGCCATCGGCCGCCTGCCGGGCTGGATCGCCCAGTGGCGTGAAATGATCAGCGATCCCAACACCAAGATCGGCCGCCCGCGCCAGCTCTACATCGGCGAGCCGGAGCGCGACTACCCGGTCCGCTGA
- the dapC gene encoding succinyldiaminopimelate transaminase: MTSFGLSLPDYPWEAMAPYLAKASEYPGRAVNLSIGTPVDPTPALIQEALKAAADAPGYPTVHGTAGLREAIAAWFDRRRGVPGLDPKNVMPTVGSKELVAWLPLLLGLKPGDVVVRPKVAYPTYDIGATLAGATSVATDHLDELDADTRARVRLIWVNSPGNPTGSVRDVGSLKTLVAQARELGAVVASDECYAELGWGAWDVQRGGDPVPSVLDPRVAGGSHEGLLAVYSLSKQSNVAGYRAAFVAGDPAIMANLVNSRKHAGMIVPYPVQEAMRVALGDDTHVLAQKDLYRGRRERLVPALQRFGLEIKDSDAGLYLWCTAGEGTWETVARLADLGIVVGPGVFYGETGNGYVRVALTGTDERIDAAVARLAAAP, encoded by the coding sequence GTGACCTCTTTTGGCCTGAGCCTGCCCGACTATCCGTGGGAGGCCATGGCCCCGTACCTCGCCAAGGCTTCCGAGTATCCTGGCCGGGCGGTCAACCTCTCCATCGGCACGCCTGTGGACCCTACGCCGGCCCTGATCCAGGAGGCCCTCAAAGCCGCCGCTGACGCGCCCGGATACCCTACGGTGCACGGTACGGCCGGACTCCGGGAAGCCATTGCGGCGTGGTTCGACCGCCGCCGTGGTGTCCCCGGCCTGGACCCGAAGAACGTTATGCCGACGGTTGGTTCCAAGGAACTGGTGGCGTGGCTGCCGCTCCTGCTCGGACTTAAGCCGGGCGACGTTGTGGTCCGCCCCAAGGTGGCGTACCCCACCTATGACATCGGGGCAACGCTGGCCGGTGCCACGTCCGTGGCCACTGACCACCTGGACGAGCTCGACGCCGACACCCGCGCCAGGGTGCGCCTCATCTGGGTCAACTCCCCGGGGAACCCCACCGGAAGCGTACGCGACGTTGGGTCGCTCAAGACGCTGGTGGCGCAGGCACGCGAACTCGGCGCGGTGGTGGCATCGGATGAGTGCTACGCCGAGCTCGGCTGGGGTGCCTGGGACGTGCAGCGTGGAGGCGATCCGGTTCCCAGCGTCCTGGATCCCCGTGTTGCCGGCGGCTCCCATGAAGGCCTGCTGGCGGTTTATTCGCTCAGCAAGCAGTCCAACGTTGCGGGCTACCGTGCAGCCTTCGTTGCCGGCGACCCCGCCATCATGGCCAACCTCGTGAACAGCCGCAAGCACGCCGGCATGATTGTGCCGTACCCCGTCCAGGAAGCCATGCGCGTTGCGCTGGGTGACGATACCCATGTCCTGGCCCAGAAGGACCTTTACAGGGGACGGCGTGAACGACTGGTGCCCGCGCTGCAGCGCTTCGGGCTGGAAATCAAGGATTCCGACGCCGGACTGTACCTCTGGTGCACCGCCGGGGAAGGCACGTGGGAGACCGTGGCGCGCTTGGCGGACCTTGGCATTGTGGTGGGACCGGGCGTCTTTTATGGCGAAACCGGCAACGGTTACGTGCGCGTCGCCCTCACCGGAACCGACGAGCGGATTGACGCGGCAGTGGCCCGGCTGGCCGCAGCGCCGTAA
- the dapE gene encoding succinyl-diaminopimelate desuccinylase yields the protein MTAETAPEPTAATLNLRQDVAMLTAALMDINSVSGNETELADAVDAALRAIPQLRVVRDGDSIIARTELGRAERVILAGHLDTVPLPVTEGARGTVPSTWASGTPGEGVLYGRGATDMKGGVAVQLALAATMFDDGASPVRDVTFVFYDHEEVEAVKSGLGRLVRNHGHLLDGDFAILLEPTHGTVEGGCNGTSRFEATTVGEAAHSARAWMGSNAIHAAAPILARLAAYEPRTVNVDGLDYRESLNAVKINGGTAGNVIPDRCVVEINYRFAPDKSPDQAEAHVRELLEGFDVVRTDAAAGARPGLTHPAAASFVAAVGAEPKPKYGWTDVARFSELGIPAVNFGPGDPLLAHKDEEHVDADAIRECLRALRSWLAA from the coding sequence GTGACTGCCGAGACCGCCCCTGAACCAACCGCTGCGACGTTGAACCTGCGCCAGGACGTTGCCATGCTGACCGCCGCGCTGATGGACATCAACAGTGTGTCCGGGAACGAGACGGAGCTGGCGGACGCCGTTGACGCTGCCCTTCGGGCCATCCCGCAGCTCCGGGTGGTCCGCGACGGCGATTCCATCATCGCGCGCACCGAGCTGGGGCGGGCGGAACGCGTCATCCTCGCGGGGCACCTGGACACGGTCCCGCTGCCCGTAACTGAAGGCGCACGCGGCACCGTACCTTCCACCTGGGCGTCCGGCACGCCGGGGGAGGGTGTCCTCTATGGGCGCGGCGCCACGGACATGAAGGGCGGCGTCGCAGTCCAGCTCGCGCTGGCGGCCACAATGTTCGACGACGGCGCGTCGCCGGTGCGGGACGTCACCTTCGTGTTTTATGACCATGAGGAAGTGGAGGCCGTGAAGAGCGGGCTGGGCCGCCTGGTCCGCAACCACGGCCACCTGCTGGACGGCGACTTCGCCATTCTCCTGGAACCGACGCACGGCACCGTTGAAGGCGGCTGCAACGGCACCAGCCGCTTCGAAGCCACCACCGTGGGGGAGGCCGCACATTCCGCCCGGGCGTGGATGGGCAGCAACGCCATCCACGCCGCCGCACCCATCCTGGCCAGGCTGGCGGCCTACGAACCCCGGACCGTCAACGTGGACGGCCTCGATTACCGGGAGAGCCTCAACGCGGTAAAGATCAATGGAGGCACGGCCGGCAACGTCATACCGGACCGCTGCGTGGTGGAGATCAACTACCGTTTCGCGCCGGACAAGTCCCCGGACCAGGCCGAAGCCCACGTCCGGGAACTGCTCGAAGGCTTTGATGTCGTCCGCACGGATGCTGCGGCCGGCGCGCGCCCGGGACTCACCCACCCCGCGGCCGCGTCCTTCGTGGCCGCCGTGGGAGCCGAGCCCAAACCGAAATACGGCTGGACCGACGTCGCGCGGTTCAGCGAACTGGGAATCCCGGCGGTGAACTTCGGCCCCGGTGATCCGCTGCTGGCGCACAAGGACGAAGAACACGTTGACGCCGACGCCATCCGGGAGTGCCTGCGGGCCCTGCGGAGCTGGCTCGCCGCCTGA